A region from the Rufibacter sp. DG15C genome encodes:
- a CDS encoding CaiB/BaiF CoA-transferase family protein yields the protein MQAAQSVFSELVVIELASVLAGPSVGQFFAELGATVIKVENLRTQGDVTRRWKLASEPATQDISAYFASANWGKQSIALDLSCQAGRDVAYALLDKADVVITSFKPGDAEKLLLDYKTLSTRNPKLIYGAITGYGSHVPRAGYDAVLQAEAGFMYLNGEPGGPPVKMPVALIDLLAAHQLKEGLLTALLLREKTGKGSYMEVSLLRAAIASLANQATNYLVAGVAPQRLGSEHPNIVPYGTVFQTADQKELVLAIGDDRQFTHLCTVLGIADKAQDASYSTNKARVQHREEVNAFLKTEILKRNREDLLQELIAKQVPAGAVHTIPEALAIPAAQGQLVEDATTGMKGLRQIAFDLDTQHHRELIAPPAFGQHTQQVLENVAGLTPAQVQKLKDQGAAQ from the coding sequence CAGGCAGCACAAAGCGTTTTCTCAGAATTGGTAGTCATTGAACTGGCCAGCGTCTTGGCAGGGCCTAGCGTGGGACAGTTCTTCGCAGAGTTAGGCGCAACGGTCATTAAGGTAGAAAACCTAAGAACTCAGGGAGATGTGACCCGGCGCTGGAAACTGGCTTCAGAACCTGCCACCCAAGACATTTCAGCCTATTTTGCAAGTGCCAACTGGGGCAAGCAATCCATTGCCTTAGACTTATCCTGTCAAGCTGGTAGGGACGTTGCTTATGCTTTGCTAGACAAGGCAGATGTGGTCATTACCAGTTTCAAACCCGGCGATGCTGAGAAGCTGTTGCTAGACTACAAAACCCTCTCTACTAGAAACCCAAAGCTCATCTACGGCGCCATCACCGGCTATGGAAGCCACGTGCCACGGGCCGGCTATGACGCCGTCTTGCAGGCCGAGGCAGGTTTTATGTACCTGAATGGTGAGCCAGGCGGACCTCCCGTGAAAATGCCGGTGGCGCTCATTGACCTGCTGGCGGCGCATCAATTAAAAGAAGGTCTGCTCACCGCCTTGCTGCTGCGTGAAAAAACAGGCAAAGGAAGTTACATGGAAGTCTCCTTGTTGCGGGCAGCCATCGCGTCTTTGGCCAACCAAGCTACTAACTACCTGGTGGCGGGCGTTGCCCCGCAGCGGTTGGGCTCAGAGCATCCTAACATTGTGCCCTACGGGACGGTCTTTCAAACGGCAGATCAGAAAGAGCTGGTGTTGGCCATTGGCGATGACCGCCAGTTTACCCATCTATGCACAGTGTTAGGCATCGCAGACAAAGCCCAGGATGCATCTTATTCAACCAACAAGGCCAGAGTGCAGCACAGAGAAGAGGTCAATGCCTTCCTGAAAACTGAAATTCTAAAGCGAAATAGGGAAGACCTATTGCAAGAATTAATCGCTAAGCAAGTACCGGCTGGGGCCGTTCATACCATTCCAGAGGCTTTGGCCATCCCGGCGGCACAGGGGCAATTGGTAGAAGACGCCACTACCGGCATGAAGGGATTGAGGCAGATAGCCTTTGATCTTGATACTCAACACCATCGGGAGTTAATTGCCCCTCCTGCGTTTGGGCAACATACCCAGCAAGTGCTTGAAAACGTAGCAGGCTTAACCCCAGCGCAGGTCCAGAAATTAAAAGACCAAGGAGCGGCTCAATAA